The following nucleotide sequence is from uncultured Draconibacterium sp..
AAAATTCAGATTATAAAAATCGTCGGTAGTTTTTTGGTCGAGAATTGCCTTTTCCTGATAGCCTTTTTTAACGGCTTCGTGCTCCAGCAAATTCAACGATTTATTTTTTGCCGTTTGATAGAGGTACGATTTAAAGGCCGAACAATTTTCGAAGCGAATCTTTTTCTCCCAAATGGTAACAAAAACATCTTGCGCAATATCTTCTACCTGATCCGGATCGGTAATATATTTCCCGATGAACAGGCAAATGCTCTTATAATACGTATCAAAAACGATTTTAAAAGCATCTCTATCGCCTTTTT
It contains:
- a CDS encoding RNA polymerase sigma-70 factor, producing the protein MDQFEAILRLEKGDRDAFKIVFDTYYKSICLFIGKYITDPDQVEDIAQDVFVTIWEKKIRFENCSAFKSYLYQTAKNKSLNLLEHEAVKKGYQEKAILDQKTTDDFYNLNFIENETQRLIHKTLKDLPPRAREILTMQLEGFKNNEIADKLQISVYTVKNHKASAYRYLKENLKLADILVLIILYMCHKV